The Alosa alosa isolate M-15738 ecotype Scorff River chromosome 9, AALO_Geno_1.1, whole genome shotgun sequence genome includes a region encoding these proteins:
- the LOC125301023 gene encoding uncharacterized protein LOC125301023: protein MKTAIIENIEMKLFASFGSSLHHWTKEDTKLVLSQTKPEVPCKGKKAEEALDKPVGKDAPAVMYVEGEGSPPVNETDLPAEAIEIEMEVLHPYKDDIMGIESGDPSVLSPDPEKPLTPWDCKSNKPKWRRMEVKSIGLVVKDVICLPYGTYLKQDDLYNVPSNKEREILASMGLIARITIDSSWLNEEMEGRLASIFKHRFCRSRAERFLFTYLTCFQGSHVLLDPKVPCQSYTAQDVLRICENGSLYILSHHHIVTDTVEDKFSDPLKAC from the exons ATGAAAACCGCCATCATCGAGAATATTGAAATGAAACTTTTCGCCTCATTTGGGTCATCTTTACATCACTGGACAAAAGAGGACACCAAACTTGTGCTG AGTCAAACAAAACCAGAAGTGCCTTGTAAGGGCAAAAAGGCTGAGGAGGCCTTGGATAAACCGGTGGGAAAAGATGCCCCAGCAGTGATGTATGTGGAGGGAGAAGGTAGCCCACCAGTAAATGAGACAGACCTGCCTGCTGAGGCCATCGAGATTGAAATGGAGGTCTTGCACCCCTATAAGGATGACATTATGGGTATTGAATCTGGAGACCCCTCAGTTTTGTCCCCT GATCCAGAGAAACCCTTGACACCCTGGGATTGCAAATCAAACAAACCCAAATGGCGAAGGATGGAGGTGAAGAGTATTGGCTTGGTGGTGAAGGACGTCATCTGCCTCCCCTATGGAACATATCTTAAGCAGGATGACCTATACAATGTTCCTAGTAACAAGGAGAGGGAAATTCTTGCCTCCATGGGGCTTATAGCGAGAATAACAATTGATTCCTCTTGGCTAAATGAAGAGATGGAGGGCCGCCTGGCTTCAATTTTCAAGCACCGATTCTGTAGGAGCCGTGCAGAAAGATTCCTGTTTACATATTTAACG tGTTTTCAGGGTTCCCATGTGCTTCTTGATCCAAAAGTTCCATGTCAATCTTATACTGCGCAGGATGTTCTCAGGATTTGTGAAAATGGCTCTCTTTACATCCTGAGTCATCATCATATTGTAACAGACACAGTG GAAGACAAGTTCTCCGACCCTTTGAAAGCCTGTTGA
- the kank4 gene encoding LOW QUALITY PROTEIN: KN motif and ankyrin repeat domain-containing protein 4 (The sequence of the model RefSeq protein was modified relative to this genomic sequence to represent the inferred CDS: deleted 2 bases in 1 codon) encodes MMDKKSANGYPSKVAEGGSQRKQIPYSVETPYGFHLDLDFLKYVDDIEKGNTIKRVHIQRKNKGPKYSTLPRNFSLPGHGTRPPPKDMWASGTSTLGPKPKSRVTEVQQIYDFKPSDGGSSSLSRIQGSSYCPPLRPAEEVKSRVYEEQPLSLQVRPNLLRASSMPVNVPCRKGSDSSEDRSPVATSESQKENGSYERLFRAVDGTDRRGSIPQDRASLHLQITNALKRVRELEEQVRTIPELKAQICSLTDEKEQLLKRIEEKEQQQQQPPPVAQAAEEREEEEEEEEEEDAESPKQGTEDSCLPTTMIYVEPPTPEDETKTQIEDSESAQEEPEDEAAETQKPSTQMSETQAESLEKGPEEISDALGSVSKTETQEDTSESIREQADGTEPVEQAETQTTPAQEFEKPAEASRQGLDQQQNRAESPTDHFGEKQIEPSGAVSKETAMPRVPLECPVSVVITEAEEESEEADINEMEGKNADQVEHPVKESQSLIIQKLQAKLQALEERLNSSSLELEKTHALLRDQVEENRLKDERIQELNERARELAEMAKNDAVENDESQPQPEPLQTSDAAVCTDLDQVSVSEKAVSTDDEAQPNNGPKETDLTCSSTQTPSVEAKDMEVLAQVLTSEKEVGVEIITCDQAVETEAQMDMVSGTEERNEGAEEVAEQESVVSVAVETTESTSIENVVSEVKVPEEVTVEEKAVEDTVEKSVEAESETEEEKVIEKMVVEEDRVEESAVIESAVAEPAPAESAAVENTKREDVAKDPAVTKETAESPSSSEPDLKPQKEGQPAQEAQSQSRRSSEGSGSGSASPAAIGHVVTRIQGLLNEQWSSLGSGSPQEASQSAPKQQSAPKPQQPSKFSSIQSQLVSSLSVLSAFYSPGQKEKAAAASRQSGLKSIMKKDGLPQKPGNGAAKKNLKFVGVNGGYESTSSEESSGEENQEEQEQEDSSEPEEDKKEQEQGAEAQEEAISAGAGEEEEEEEAGGPEGAAEPRGAEAFMSSPELPVSEVVDKEFMAACFYLKDRRNEVDNPNKEMRQVLMVLYQEWFRVSSQKDSQADMVTLYLREVGNATPTLLSYIVNLADGNGNTALHYSVSHSNFPVVKLLLDTELCAVDHQNKAGYTAIMLAALTAAESPEDVEVAQHLLQKGNINANASQTGQTALMLAVSHGRTAMVRVLLHCGANVNVQDHDGSTALMCACEHGHAEIARVLLEHPDCDTSLKDKDGHTALSVATQASHMEVVDLLQAHTGAQASQAAAPH; translated from the exons ATGATGGACAAGAAAAGTG CAAATGGCTATCCCTCCAAAGTGGCTGAGGGAGGCAGCCAGAGGAAGCAGATCCCTTACTCTGTCGAGACACCCTATGGCTTCCACCTGGATTTGGACTTCCTCAAGTATGTGGATGACATTGAGAAGGGCAATACCATCAAGAGGGTGCACATCCAGAGGAAAAACAAGGGTCCCAAGTACAGCACACTGCCACGCAACTTCAGCCTTCCTGGACATGGAACCCGACCTCCTCCAAAGGACATGTGGGCATCTGGCACCTCCACCCTTGGGCCCAAGCCAAAGTCACGGGTCACTGAAGTCCAGCAGATCTATGACTTCAAACCCAGCGATGGTGGGTCCTCCAGCCTCTCCAGGATCCAAGGGAGCAGCTACTGTCCACCCCTAAGACCAGCAGAGGAGGTCAAATCTCGGGTATACGAGGAGCAGCCGCTGAGCCTCCAGGTGAGGCCTAACCTGCTCCGAGCCTCCAGCATGCCTGTAAACGTCCCCTGCAGGAAGGGCTCCGACTCCTCAGAGGACCGCAGCCCCGTGGCCACCAGCGAGTCACAGAAGGAGAACGGCTCCTACGAGAGGCTCTTCCGGGCAGTCGATGGAACCGACAGGCGGGGAAGTATACCCCAAGACCGGGCAAGCCTGCATCTCCAGATTACAAATGCATTAAAGAGAGTGCGGGAGCTAGAGGAGCAGGTGAGGACTATACCGGAGTTGAAGGCTCAGATCTGCTCCCTTACGGATGAGAAAGAACAACTTCTCAAGAGAATAGAGGAAAaagaacagcaacagcaacagcctCCACCTGTTGCCCAGGCTGCAGAGgagcgggaggaggaggaagaggaggaggaggaggaagatgctGAAAGTCCCAAGCAAGGAACAGAAGACTCCTGCCTTCCAACCACCATGATCTATGTTGAGCCTCCTACCCCAGAGGATGAGACCAAAACTCAAATAGAGGACTCAGAATCAGCCCAAGAAGAGCCAGAGGACGAAGCTGCTGAGACACAGAAACCTTCAACGCAGATGTCAGAGACGCAAGCAGAGTCATTAGAGAAAGGACCAGAGGAGATCTCAGATGCCTTGGGATCAGTGTCAAAAACAGAGACGCAGGAAGACACATCAGAGAGCATCAGAGAGCAGGCAGATGGCACAGAGCCAGTGGAACAAGCAGAAACACAAACAACCCCAGCACAGGAATTTGAAAAGCCAGCTGAGGCATCCAGACAGGGTCTAGACCAACAACAAAACAGGGCAGAAAGTCCGACAGACCACTTTGGGGAGAAACAAATAGAGCCATCAGGGGCTGTTTCAAAGGAGACAGCGATGCCAAGAGTCCCATTAGAGTGTCCCGTATCTGTTGTGATAACAGAGGCagaagaggagagtgaggaAGCTGATATTaatgaaatggagggaaaaaacGCTGACCAAGTTGAGCATCCTGTCAAAGAGAGCCAAAGTCTCATCATTCAGAAACTGCAGGCCAAACTGCAGGCCTTGGAAGAGAGACTGAACAGTTCCAGCCTAGAGTTAGAGAAGACGCATGCCTTACTGAGGGATCAGGTGGAGGAGAATAGGCTGAAGGATGAGAGAATACAAGAGCTtaatgagagagcaagagagttaGCAGAAATGGCAAAGAATGATGCAGTAGAGAATGATGAGAGTCAGCCACAACCTGAGCCACTTCAAACCAGTGATGCAGCAGTTTGTACTGATTTGGACCAAGTAAGTGTGTCTGAAAAGGCTGTGTCCACTGATGATGAGGCCCAGCCAAACAATGGCCCCAAAGAGACAGATCTGACATGCTCCAGTACTCAGACACCTTCTGTTGAGGCCAAAGATATGGAGGTGCTGGCCCAAGTGCTCACCTCAGAGAAGGAGGTAGGAGTTGAGATTATTACCTGTGACCAGGCAGTGGAGACAGAGGCCCAGATGGACATGGTCTctgggacagaggagaggaacgaAGGAGCAGAGGAAGTGGCAGAACAGGAAAGTGTGGTTTCCGTGGCTGTGGAAACCACAGAGAGCACGTCTATTGAGAATGTGGTGAGTGAAGTCAAAGTACCTGAGGAGGTCACAGTGGAAGAGAAGGCAGTTGAGGATACTGTTGAGAAGAGCGTAGAGGCAGAAagtgagacagaggaggagaaagtgattgagaaaatgGTGGTTGAAGAGGACAGGGTGGAGGAGAGTGCAGTTATAGAGAGTGCAGTCGCAGAACCTGCCCCTGCTGAAAGTGCAGCTGTCGAGAATACAAAAAGGGAGGATGTTGCCAAGGATCCTGCAGTCACCAAGGAGACGGCGGAATCTCCAAGTTCATCAGAACCGGACCTGAAACCACAGAAAGAGGGCCAGCCTGCCCAGGAGGCTCAGTCCCAGTCTCGCCGGTCCAGTGAGGGCTCAGGCTCAGGCTCTGCGTCACCGGCGGCCATCGGCCATGTGGTCACCCGCATCCAGGGCCTCCTGAACGAGCAGTGGAGCAGCCTGGGCAGTGGGAGCCCCCAGGAGGCGTCGCAGAGCGCCCCCAAGCAGCAGAGTGCGCCCAAGCCGCAGCAGCCGTCCAAGTTCAGCTCCATCCAGAGTCAGCTGGTGAGCTCGCTCAGCGTCCTCTCCGCCTTCTACTCGCCCGGGCAGAAGGAGAAGGCAGCGGCCGCCTCACGGCAGTCAG gTCTGAAATCCATAATGAAGAAAGATGGCTTACCTCAGAAGCCAGGGAATGGAGCAGCAAAGAAGAACCTAAAGTTTGTTGGAGTGAATGGGGG CTATGAAAGCACCTCCAGTGAGGAGTCCAGTGGGGAGGAGAatcaggaggagcaggagcaggaggataGCTCTGAGCCGGAGGAGGACAagaaggagcaggagcagggcgCCGAGGCCCAGGAGGAGGCCATCTCTGCTGGGGct ggggaggaggaggaggaggaggaggctggggGGCCAGAGGGTGCCGCGGAGCCCAGAGGAGCAGAGGCCTTCATGAGCTCCCCAGAGCTGCCCGTCAG TGAAGTTGTTGATAAAGAGTTCATGGCAGCTTGTTTTTACCTGAAGGATCGCAGAAATGAAGTTGAcaacccaaataaggagatg AGGCAGGTCCTGATGGTTTTGTACCAAGAGTGGTTTCGCGTGTCCAGCCAGAAGGACTCGCAGGCTGACATGGTGACCCTCTACCTGAGAGAGGTGGGCAATGCCACGCCCACTCTCCTCAGTTACATCGTCAACCTGGCCGACGGCAACGGGAACACAGCGCTGCACTACAGCGTGTCCCACTCCAACTTCCCTGTGGTCAAACTGCTACTGGACACAG AGCTGTGTGCAGTTGACCACCAGAACAAAGCGGGCTACACAGCCATCATGCTGGCGGCCCTGACTGCAGCAGAGAGTCCCGAGGATGTGGAGGTGGCCCAGCACCTGCTGCAGAAGGGCAACATCAACGCCAATGCCAGCCAG ACAGGGCAGACGGCTCTGATGCTGGCGGTCAGTCACGGTCGCACGGCAATGGTGCGCGTGCTGCTCCACTGTGGGGCCAACGTGAACGTGCAGGACCACGACGGCTCGACCGCGCTCATGTGTGCCTGCGAGCACGGCCATGCCGAGATTGCACGGGTGCTGCTCGAGCACCCCGACTGTGACACCAGTCTCAAAGACAAG GATGGTCACACAGCTCTTTCAGTGGCCACTCAGGCTTCCCACATGGAAGTCGTTGACCTTCTGCAGGCCCACACAGGTGCCCAGGCCTCGCAGGCCGCGGCTCCCCACTGA